The following DNA comes from Vibrio gigantis.
AGGTTAAGCAAGCGAAAGTAAGGCTTTGTAAGGGCTCTTTTTTTTCTTTTTTTTGGTGCGAGAAAACGTGCTCAACCCTTTGTTTGTCTCACTTTTTTGCCTTGTTAGGTTTTGCCTATCAATAAAATTGTTGAAATCCATTTAGTAAAATCAAGATTTTAGACAACAATTAACTTAACGAGATAGAAAAATATATGACGCAAAGTATTTAGGGAGAACGCAATGCATTCAATTAAAGTGAAAGATTACATGACGCAGCAGGTTGTGACATTCACTCCTGATATGCCGTTAAGTTTAGCGTTGGACAAAGTGATGCGAAGCCATCACATGGGTGGTCCAGTTATTGATGACAATGAACAAGTGATTGGTTTCCTTTCAGAACAAGATTTATTAGAAAAACTGGTTAAGGTTAGCTATTTCTGCCAAGACACACACATTGTTGGCGACTGCATGTACCAAGAAGTGTTATCCGTATCGCCAGACCTATCTATTATTGAATTGGCGGACATGATGCAGGTGGGAAAACCGAAAGCTTACCCAGTGATCGACAACAGAAAGTTGGTCGGAATTATCACCAGAACAGATGTTTTAAGAGCAATTGGCAAGAACTTAGATGAATGCTTCAAACATCCTGTATAGTGGCGTGTTAAGAACGATTATTTTTCTCAACACCCATAAATGATAAAAGGCGCACTAGCGCCTTTTTCTTCGTAGAGTTTTTGTAGATCTGTTGTTATAGAGATCAAACGACGAAGCTTTGACTTGTGGTGTTCCAGCTTTTGGAGGTTTCATGTCAAACCAAACTGCAAAGTTTGTAGAAGGTTCAACGATGCGCCACATCTTGGTGATGTCGGGGGCTGGCTCTGTTGGCTTGATGGCACTGTTTGTGGTCGATTTACTCGATATGCTGTTTATCAGTATGTTGGGACAAGTCGAATTGGCTGCCGCAGTCGGCTTTGCAGGTACTCTCACTTTCTTCTCTACCTCCGTTTCGATCGGTACCTCTATTGCGATGGGCGCGTTGGTTTCAAAGGCGATAGGCTCTAAAGATAGAGACCACGCACGAAACCTCAGCACCAGTATCATGTTAACCGCGTTTGTGATCAGTTCGACGGTCACCGCTATTATGTTCGCTTACATCCCTGAACTACTCGCTGCGATTGGCGCGAAAGGTTTGGCGGCTGAACGTGCGCAAGCTTATCTTCAGATTTTGTTGCCTAGTGGGCCA
Coding sequences within:
- a CDS encoding CBS domain-containing protein — encoded protein: MHSIKVKDYMTQQVVTFTPDMPLSLALDKVMRSHHMGGPVIDDNEQVIGFLSEQDLLEKLVKVSYFCQDTHIVGDCMYQEVLSVSPDLSIIELADMMQVGKPKAYPVIDNRKLVGIITRTDVLRAIGKNLDECFKHPV